A stretch of Lathyrus oleraceus cultivar Zhongwan6 chromosome 6, CAAS_Psat_ZW6_1.0, whole genome shotgun sequence DNA encodes these proteins:
- the LOC127091461 gene encoding probable L-cysteine desulfhydrase, chloroplastic, translating to MAFHDQTHKNGTVSKKPKLLPSPITDVEIQSEFSHHDPTVARLNNGAFGCCPSSVLAAQREWQLKFLRQPDHFYFNYLKKGILHSRTIIKELVNANHVDEISIVDNASTATAIVLQQATWAFHEGRFNKGDAVVMLHYAYGSVKKAIEAYVTRAGGRVIEVHLPFPVTSEDEIVREFRHALEKVKREGSNSKVRLAVIDHVTSMPSVVIPVKKLVEICREESVDQVFVDAAHAIGCIPRVDMQEIGADFYTSNLHKWFFCPSSVAFIYARKSVNSVDLHHPVVSHEYGNGLAIESAWIGNRDYSAQLVVPTVMEFVNRFEGGIEGIKKRNHDCVIQMGEMLVEAWGTHLGTPHHMSASMVMVGLPSGLGIMSDCDAMNLRTYLRDFFKVEVPIYFRDGVGEDGGVTGYARISYQVYNKVEDYYKFRDAINKLVSGGFTCADLSTSTPGSVV from the coding sequence ATGGCTTTCCACGATCAAACTCACAAAAACGGCACCGTTTCAAAGAAACCCAAACTCCTTCCCTCTCCGATCACCGACGTTGAAATCCAATCGGAATTCTCCCACCACGACCCCACCGTCGCGCGTCTCAACAACGGCGCCTTCGGTTGTTGTCCATCCTCCGTCCTCGCAGCTCAGCGTGAATGGCAGCTCAAGTTCCTCCGTCAGCCAGATCACTTCTACTTCAACTACCTCAAAAAAGGAATCCTCCATTCCCGAACAATCATCAAAGAACTCGTCAACGCCAACCATGTCGACGAGATCTCCATAGTCGATAACGCTTCCACCGCCACCGCTATCGTCCTTCAGCAAGCCACCTGGGCTTTCCATGAAGGAAGGTTCAACAAAGGAGACGCAGTCGTCATGCTTCACTACGCTTACGGTTCCGTCAAAAAAGCCATCGAAGCGTACGTCACACGCGCCGGTGGAAGAGTTATCGAGGTTCATCTCCCCTTCCCGGTCACCTCCGAAGACGAAATCGTTCGCGAGTTTCGTCACGCGCTGGAGAAAGTAAAGAGAGAAGGTAGCAATAGTAAAGTTAGGTTAGCGGTTATCGATCACGTGACTTCCATGCCGAGCGTGGTGATTCCGGTGAAGAAGTTAGTTGAGATTTGTAGAGAAGAAAGTGTTGATCAGGTTTTCGTCGACGCGGCTCACGCGATCGGATGCATCCCGCGCGTCGACATGCAAGAAATCGGAGCAGATTTTTACACTAGCAATTTACATAAGTGGTTCTTTTGTCCATCTTCGGTAGCTTTTATCTACGCGCGTAAATCGGTTAATTCAGTTGATTTGCATCACCCTGTAGTGTCACACGAGTACGGAAATGGATTAGCAATAGAAAGTGCATGGATTGGGAATAGAGATTACAGTGCTCAATTAGTGGTTCCCACTGTTATGGAATTTGTGAATAGGTTTGAAGGTGGAATTGAAGGAATAAAAAAGAGGAATCATGATTGTGTTATTCAGATGGGTGAAATGTTGGTGGAAGCTTGGGGGACACATCTTGGGACACCACATCATATGAGTGCAAGTATGGTTATGGTTGGTTTGCCATCTGGTTTGGGGATTATGAGTGATTGTGATGCTATGAATCTTAGGACATATTTGAGGGACTTTTTTAAGGTCGAAGTTCCTATTTATTTTAGGGATGGAGTTGGGGAAGATGGAGGTGTTACTGGGTATGCTAGAATTTCTTATCAAGTGTATAATAAAGTTGAGGATTATTATAAGTTTAGGGATGCGATTAACAAGCTTGTAAGTGGTGGGTTCACTTGTGCTGATCTTTCCACTTCAACTCCTGGTAGTGTGGTCTAG
- the LOC127091462 gene encoding uncharacterized protein LOC127091462 codes for MSLRRFLGYSDGEVMRSDAKPCSRLMRHTAGIFSVGGALGFWVLCRMHYGPRITVPRSLRWAACGAVTVSSSTALLVRLFSPECEPQNIAAYDNKKY; via the exons ATGTCACTAAGGCGTTTCTTAGGCTATTCTGATGGCGAGGTCATGAGGTCTGATGCAAAACCCTGTTCTAGACTAATGAGACATACAGCCGGAATCTTTAGTGTTGGTGGAGCATTGGGATTTTGGGTGCTTTGCCGAATGCATTATG GTCCTCGAATTACAGTTCCAAGGAGTCTCCGTTGGGCTGCATGTGGAGCTGTGACCGTAAGTTCAAGCACAGCTTTGCTGGTTCGTTTGTTTAGTCCTGAATGTGAGCCCCAGAATATAGCTGCTTATGACAATAAAAAGTACTAG